In Magnolia sinica isolate HGM2019 chromosome 12, MsV1, whole genome shotgun sequence, a single genomic region encodes these proteins:
- the LOC131221054 gene encoding metal tolerance protein 10-like: protein MDLRTDSSDYRVELLSPTPDGETICTSDESSWRLNLNGFQLPERPKDPSFILRTLRRKGKVAQYYKRQEKLLEGFNEMETFTELGCLPGALTEDDSKKLAKSETLAIRISNAANLVLFVAKVYASLESRSLAVIASTLDSLLDLLSGFILWFTSYAMQKPNQYRYPVGKKRMQPVGIIVFASVMATLGFQILLESVRELISRTRPIMDPVKEKWTIGIMVSVTIVKFVLMIYCRQFKNEIVRAYALDHFFDVITNSTGLVTTVLAVRYYWWMDPAGAILIALYTMGTWARTVVENVWSLIGRSAPPDFLTKMTYLIWNHHEQIKHIDTVRAYAFGSQYFVEVDIVLPGDMPLSEAHNIGETLQEKIEQLPEVERAFVHVDFESSHSPEHKQKA from the exons ATGGATCTACGGACAGATTCATCTGATTATAGAGTAGAGCTTCTCTCTCCAACCCCAGATGGAGAGACCATATGCACGTCTGATGAGTCATCATGGCGTCTCAATCTCAATGGTTTTCAACTACCGGAGAGGCCTAAAGACCCTTCTTTCATTTTGAGAACTCTAa gaagaaaaggaaaggttgCACAATATTACAAGAGGCAGGAGAAGCTTCTAGAAGGATTCAATGAAATGGAGACCTTCACTGAGTTGGGTTGCTTGCCTGGAGCTCTTACTGAG GATGACTCGAAGAAGCTTGCAAAGAGTGAAACACTGGCCATTCGCATCTCTAACGCGGCTAATCTAGTCCTTTTTGTGGCTAAAGTCTATGCTTCTTTGGAGAGCAGATCTCTGGCTGTGATTGCATCAACGCTGGACTCTCTATTGGATCTTTTATCAGGTTTTATTCTATGGTTTACTTCATATGCCATGCAGAAGCCGAACCAGTATCGGTATCCAGTTGGGAAGAAGCGAATGCAGCCAGTG GGCATCATTGTTTTTGCTTCAGTAATGGCGACTCTGGGATTCCAAATACTACTTGAGTCTGTTCGAGAACTCATTTCAAGG ACTCGCCCTATAATGGATCCCGTGAAGGAAAAATGGACAATTGGGATCATGGTTTCAGTCACAATAGTGAAGTTCGTGCTCATGATTTATTGTCGACAGTTCAAAAATGAGATCGTAAGAGCCTACGCTCTGGATcacttcttcgatgtcatcaccAATTCAACAGGTCTAGTCACAACGGTCCTAGCAGTCAGATACTATTGGTGGATGGATCCTGCTGGCGCcatactg ATAGCTCTATACACAATGGGCACATGGGCCAGGACGGTGGTCGAGAACGTATGGTCACTGATAGGGAGATCAGCACCGCCGGATTTCTTGACCAAGATGACATACCTCATTTGGAACCACCATGAACAGATCAAGCACATCGACACCGTTAGAGCGTATGCTTTCGGTTCACAGTACTTTGTAGAGGTGGACATAGTCTTACCTGGGGACATGCCCCTGAGTGAGGCACATAACATCGGTGAGACCCTCCAAGAGAAGATTGAACAACTTCCCGAAGTCGAGCGGGCCTTTGTACACGTCGATTTCGAATCTAGTCACAGCCCAGAACACAAACAGAAGGCCTGA